One genomic segment of Methanorbis rubei includes these proteins:
- a CDS encoding LysR family transcriptional regulator encodes MDMNIQKYQAFIKTVESGSFTKAAEALGCSQSGISRMIHDLETEWKVALLERSRAGVKLTSEGVKLLPHAQRVCDEFQKLQMQVDELNGLETGLIRIGTFSSVATHWLPNIIKEFQKDYPNIDYELLLGDYTEIERWILEGRVDCGFLRLPTHPDLETIFLEQDQLRVILPENHRLADCEKFPVQSLCDDPFMLLEKGAKAEISEIFERNHLTPKVHFTTWDDYAIMSMVESGLGISILPQLILRRVPYKIVAKELDVPAFRNIGIALRDTKTASLAVKRFLEYLKYR; translated from the coding sequence ATGGATATGAACATTCAAAAGTATCAGGCATTCATCAAAACCGTGGAGTCGGGCAGCTTCACCAAAGCAGCCGAGGCACTCGGCTGCTCTCAGTCAGGAATCAGCCGAATGATCCATGATCTCGAAACCGAATGGAAGGTGGCACTGCTTGAACGAAGCCGTGCCGGAGTGAAGCTCACCTCCGAAGGAGTCAAACTTCTGCCGCATGCTCAACGCGTCTGCGACGAGTTTCAAAAACTTCAGATGCAGGTGGACGAACTGAATGGATTGGAGACCGGCCTCATTCGGATTGGGACGTTCTCCAGCGTCGCAACCCACTGGCTGCCGAACATCATCAAAGAGTTCCAGAAGGATTACCCGAACATCGATTACGAGCTGCTGCTCGGCGACTACACCGAGATTGAGCGATGGATTCTGGAAGGCCGCGTGGACTGCGGTTTCCTCCGCCTCCCCACTCATCCTGACTTAGAAACAATTTTTCTCGAACAGGATCAGTTACGTGTGATCCTGCCTGAAAATCATCGTCTCGCCGACTGCGAAAAATTTCCGGTTCAGTCGCTCTGTGATGATCCGTTCATGCTTCTGGAAAAAGGAGCGAAGGCAGAGATCTCCGAGATCTTTGAGAGAAATCATCTGACGCCAAAAGTGCACTTCACGACATGGGATGACTATGCGATCATGTCGATGGTTGAGAGCGGGCTTGGCATCAGCATCCTACCGCAGCTGATTCTCCGGCGTGTCCCCTATAAAATTGTGGCAAAGGAGCTGGATGTTCCTGCGTTCCGCAACATCGGCATCGCCTTGCGGGATACCAAAACCGCATCGCTTGCGGTCAAGCGGTTTTTAGAGTACCTGAAGTATCGGTGA
- a CDS encoding Fic family protein, whose translation MVNKLLKKRMAHTDPNIPYNTMPHLPPKADIETIRIWRACAEAKTSLARMREAGRLIPNQRILISSIPLLEATASSRIENIFTTSNALYTALSAPEEKIDPATKEVLRYREALSVGVGELKSGKKLGEILLTRVCSVLLDHEVDRRGAGAGTYIKGPEGRVYTPPDDPMILEELIHQLEDYMNGGREPDPLIRLALIHYQFEAIHPFGDANGRTGRILNILYLINQNLLDIPTLYLSRYIIQHKSEYYLRLRRVTENEEWEEWIIFMLNAVRETADWTYDRIQAIKSLMDETITACKERLPKIYSYDLVEEIFLQPYCKPAYLVERGIGNRQTAMKYLKALEEIGILASIRIGKERIYVNTRLFELLKFSDE comes from the coding sequence ATGGTAAACAAATTACTCAAAAAGAGAATGGCTCATACTGATCCAAACATCCCCTACAATACGATGCCTCACCTTCCCCCAAAAGCAGACATTGAGACGATTCGGATATGGAGAGCCTGCGCTGAAGCAAAAACATCCCTCGCACGGATGCGGGAGGCAGGCAGACTCATTCCGAACCAGAGGATTCTGATCAGTTCCATTCCGCTGCTGGAAGCAACTGCGAGCTCCAGAATTGAAAATATTTTCACCACCAGCAACGCCCTCTATACCGCACTCTCGGCTCCCGAGGAGAAGATCGATCCGGCAACAAAGGAAGTTCTCCGGTACCGGGAAGCGCTCTCTGTCGGTGTTGGTGAGTTGAAGTCCGGAAAAAAACTCGGAGAAATACTGCTTACCCGTGTCTGTTCCGTTCTGTTGGATCATGAAGTTGACCGAAGGGGAGCGGGTGCTGGCACCTACATCAAAGGCCCGGAAGGACGCGTGTATACCCCGCCGGATGATCCGATGATTCTTGAAGAACTGATACATCAGCTGGAAGACTACATGAACGGAGGCAGAGAACCCGACCCGCTGATTCGTCTTGCGCTGATTCATTATCAGTTTGAAGCAATACATCCATTCGGGGATGCAAACGGAAGAACCGGACGAATTCTGAATATATTATATCTGATCAATCAAAATCTCCTTGACATCCCGACACTCTACCTCAGTCGGTACATCATCCAGCACAAATCCGAATATTACCTGCGGCTTCGGAGAGTTACCGAGAACGAAGAGTGGGAAGAGTGGATTATTTTCATGTTGAACGCAGTCAGAGAAACCGCTGACTGGACCTATGACCGGATTCAGGCGATCAAATCCCTGATGGATGAAACGATTACGGCATGCAAAGAGCGGCTGCCGAAAATTTATTCGTATGATTTGGTTGAAGAAATATTTCTTCAGCCGTACTGCAAGCCTGCCTATCTGGTTGAGAGAGGAATCGGAAACCGGCAGACGGCGATGAAATATCTCAAGGCTCTGGAGGAGATAGGCATTCTTGCATCAATACGGATCGGAAAGGAACGGATTTATGTGAACACCAGACTGTTTGAACTGCTGAAGTTCAGCGATGAGTGA
- a CDS encoding biotin transporter BioY, whose product MYGNEKRAQLIAFSAVFVALIAVGGWISIPIMMIPFTMQNFFMLLAAAVMKRYAMIPVGLYVLLGTLGLPIFHNGTAGIGVLFGPTGGFLIGFFLMSGVAGLLFEKKSIRFDILALVVFGVGSYIFGAGWFMISTGASVIAAVVACVLPFVIGDVIKSVVIEVIVLRLRKSEIELL is encoded by the coding sequence ATGTACGGGAATGAAAAACGTGCACAGCTGATCGCCTTCTCGGCGGTCTTTGTCGCTTTGATTGCGGTAGGAGGATGGATATCCATTCCGATCATGATGATTCCTTTTACGATGCAAAATTTTTTCATGCTGCTTGCAGCAGCCGTCATGAAACGGTACGCGATGATTCCTGTCGGACTGTATGTTTTGCTTGGAACACTCGGGCTGCCGATTTTTCACAACGGTACCGCGGGAATTGGTGTTTTGTTCGGGCCAACCGGAGGATTTCTCATTGGATTTTTCCTGATGTCAGGAGTTGCGGGACTGTTGTTTGAGAAAAAATCCATCCGGTTTGACATTCTCGCACTCGTGGTGTTCGGAGTTGGAAGTTATATCTTTGGTGCAGGATGGTTCATGATCTCAACCGGTGCGTCTGTAATCGCGGCGGTTGTTGCCTGTGTTCTGCCGTTTGTAATCGGGGACGTGATCAAATCCGTAGTCATTGAAGTGATCGTACTTCGACTGCGAAAATCAGAGATCGAATTACTATGA
- a CDS encoding DMT family transporter encodes MNGAYAAYVVSLILFGLNGVVASYVSLPSDQIVFLRTLIGSVVLLSVFLGLRKKFTFLQHKRDFVYIATSGVAMGASWIFLYEAYQLIGVSVSSLAYYCGPVIVMLFASILFREKLTWVGIASFVVVLFGTFFVNGDVLLAGGNGWGLFCGAMSAVMHAAMVICTKKAVRIGGLENATLQLIFSFLATVAFMICIGGSFSFEIAASDWLPILILGVFNTGICCYLYFSSIGHLPIQTVSICGYLEPLSAVVFSVLLLGEGMLPVQIFGVVLILGGAMAGEMYAYRSKEKVLG; translated from the coding sequence ATGAATGGAGCTTACGCTGCGTACGTCGTTTCGCTGATCCTGTTCGGGTTGAATGGAGTTGTGGCGAGCTACGTCTCTCTTCCCAGTGATCAGATTGTATTCTTGCGGACGCTCATCGGCAGTGTTGTGCTGCTCTCGGTCTTTCTTGGTCTGCGAAAAAAGTTTACCTTTCTCCAGCACAAGCGGGATTTTGTTTACATTGCAACATCCGGTGTTGCGATGGGGGCAAGCTGGATATTTTTGTATGAGGCGTACCAGCTGATTGGCGTGAGCGTTTCCTCACTTGCCTACTACTGCGGGCCGGTTATTGTTATGCTGTTTGCATCGATTTTGTTCCGCGAGAAGCTGACATGGGTGGGCATTGCGAGTTTTGTTGTTGTGCTGTTTGGAACATTTTTTGTGAACGGCGATGTTTTGTTGGCAGGAGGAAACGGCTGGGGACTGTTCTGCGGGGCGATGTCTGCGGTGATGCATGCGGCGATGGTTATCTGTACAAAAAAAGCAGTACGAATCGGCGGATTGGAGAACGCAACATTGCAGCTGATCTTCAGCTTTCTGGCGACCGTTGCGTTTATGATATGTATCGGCGGGAGCTTTTCGTTCGAGATTGCAGCAAGTGACTGGCTGCCGATTCTGATCCTTGGTGTGTTCAATACCGGCATCTGCTGTTATCTGTACTTCTCTTCAATCGGTCATCTACCGATTCAGACCGTGTCTATCTGCGGATATCTTGAGCCGTTGTCGGCTGTTGTGTTCTCAGTACTGCTGCTTGGAGAGGGGATGCTGCCGGTTCAGATCTTTGGAGTGGTTCTGATCTTAGGGGGAGCTATGGCAGGGGAGATGTATGCGTACCGGAGTAAGGAGAAGG
- a CDS encoding ATP-binding cassette domain-containing protein: protein MNETFQEGLHLFSGRIGSGKTTLALAAAGLLSPDAGVVRYEGKPIFLMQFPEYHVTGATVSEEIASWKVSGIEEPFALLGVETSDRDPITLSRGELRRLELACVLSRNPDLLILDEPYASLDQFAKPVLTKLLEERSGITLVFSHELDHLPANAERWRLSLGSVHHE, encoded by the coding sequence GTGAACGAAACCTTTCAGGAAGGACTGCATCTTTTTTCGGGAAGGATAGGTTCAGGAAAAACCACACTCGCCCTTGCAGCAGCAGGACTTCTGTCCCCCGACGCCGGAGTCGTTCGGTATGAGGGGAAACCAATCTTTCTCATGCAGTTTCCTGAGTATCATGTAACTGGCGCAACGGTTTCGGAAGAGATAGCATCATGGAAAGTCTCAGGCATCGAAGAACCGTTCGCCTTGCTCGGCGTCGAAACATCAGACCGCGACCCGATCACACTCTCCCGCGGAGAGTTACGAAGGCTTGAGCTTGCCTGTGTTCTTTCACGGAATCCGGATCTTTTGATCCTCGACGAACCTTACGCGTCCTTGGACCAGTTTGCAAAACCGGTTCTCACCAAACTTCTGGAGGAGCGGAGTGGTATCACGCTCGTGTTCTCCCACGAGTTGGATCATCTGCCAGCCAATGCCGAACGCTGGAGACTCTCTTTGGGGAGCGTGCATCATGAGTGA
- a CDS encoding pyruvate/oxaloacetate carboxyltransferase, with protein MTKLYITDTTLRDAHQSLAATRMRTEDMIDLAKAMEKAGFWSVEAWGGATFDTCIRYLNDDPWKRLQDLKQIFVKTPIQMLLRGQNLVGYRHYPDDVVDKFISAAASNGIDVFRVFDALNDIRNMTRSMTAVLNEGKHLQGTISYTTSPVHSTEKFIDMAEELYSLGCNSICIKDMAGLIMPDAARDLITGIKKRIDIPVCLHTHSTSGIAPMSYQAAIEAGVDILDTAMSPFAGGTSQPATESIVASLTGTERDTGISLAVLRDVKNAAAAVRGKYDCLINPISVRIDSDVLIYQLPGGMISNLVSQLKEQGALDRMDDVLLEIPVVRKDLGYPPLVTPTSQIVGTQAVLNVLMGGRYKTVTNEVRDYLKGMYGKSPAPLDDALVASIIGEEERVCCRPADMLSPIYDKMRADTESQGLIKKDEDVLTYILYPAIAPAFLKGEKTAEVLPAASAGDAAVPVDIDIPRSMEVEVDGEVFMVRILSVEGESVSAGSSEPGKRKTSRGDLPGGVKSSIQGMVLDIKVQMGQKVSAGDTLLVLEAMKMENPVVSPVDGTVTEIFVENGAVVQSGDVLVVVK; from the coding sequence ATGACAAAGCTTTACATTACGGACACAACCCTTCGGGACGCACACCAATCGCTCGCTGCAACGAGGATGCGTACCGAAGACATGATCGATCTCGCAAAGGCGATGGAGAAGGCGGGCTTCTGGTCAGTTGAAGCATGGGGAGGGGCAACCTTTGATACCTGCATCAGATATCTGAATGACGATCCATGGAAACGGCTGCAGGATCTGAAACAGATCTTCGTGAAGACACCAATACAGATGCTGCTTCGCGGCCAGAACCTCGTCGGCTACCGTCATTACCCTGATGACGTAGTTGACAAGTTCATTTCTGCTGCAGCATCCAATGGTATTGACGTCTTCCGAGTATTTGACGCGCTCAACGATATCCGCAATATGACGCGCTCAATGACTGCGGTCCTGAACGAAGGAAAGCATCTGCAGGGAACTATCAGTTATACCACAAGTCCTGTTCACAGCACCGAGAAGTTCATCGATATGGCCGAGGAGCTGTACAGCCTTGGCTGCAACTCCATCTGCATCAAAGATATGGCAGGACTCATTATGCCGGATGCGGCACGCGACCTCATCACTGGCATCAAGAAAAGAATCGATATTCCGGTCTGTCTGCACACTCACTCCACCAGCGGCATTGCTCCGATGAGTTATCAGGCAGCAATCGAAGCAGGAGTAGATATCCTTGACACCGCCATGTCCCCGTTCGCCGGCGGAACCTCCCAGCCTGCAACCGAAAGTATCGTTGCGTCCCTGACCGGTACAGAACGCGACACCGGCATCTCCCTTGCCGTACTTCGCGACGTCAAAAATGCAGCAGCAGCTGTTCGCGGTAAATACGACTGCCTCATTAATCCGATCTCAGTCAGAATCGACAGCGATGTTCTGATCTATCAGCTGCCGGGCGGTATGATCTCAAACCTTGTTTCCCAGCTCAAAGAGCAGGGAGCACTTGACCGGATGGATGATGTGCTGCTCGAGATTCCGGTGGTCAGAAAAGATCTCGGATACCCTCCGCTGGTTACCCCGACCTCACAGATTGTCGGAACCCAGGCAGTTCTCAACGTTCTGATGGGCGGCCGATACAAGACGGTGACAAACGAAGTCCGCGATTATCTGAAAGGAATGTACGGAAAATCTCCGGCTCCACTCGATGATGCGCTGGTCGCATCGATTATCGGTGAGGAGGAGCGGGTATGCTGCCGTCCGGCAGACATGCTCAGTCCGATCTATGATAAGATGCGGGCCGACACCGAGTCGCAGGGTCTGATCAAAAAGGATGAGGATGTTTTAACCTACATACTCTACCCGGCAATTGCCCCTGCGTTCCTGAAAGGTGAGAAGACTGCAGAGGTACTCCCGGCAGCATCGGCAGGCGACGCAGCAGTGCCTGTTGATATCGACATCCCGCGCTCGATGGAGGTTGAGGTTGACGGCGAGGTGTTCATGGTCAGAATTCTCTCGGTCGAAGGCGAGTCGGTCTCTGCCGGAAGCTCGGAGCCTGGGAAACGCAAGACCTCACGCGGCGACTTACCCGGCGGCGTGAAGAGCAGCATTCAGGGAATGGTGCTCGACATCAAAGTGCAGATGGGTCAGAAGGTCTCGGCAGGCGACACCCTTCTTGTGCTGGAAGCCATGAAGATGGAAAACCCGGTGGTCAGTCCGGTTGACGGAACGGTTACGGAGATCTTCGTGGAGAACGGTGCGGTTGTACAGAGCGGCGACGTTCTCGTGGTGGTGAAATGA
- the bioB gene encoding biotin synthase BioB, translating to MGIIDGMKEKVLNGGELTKEEALLLAEEDHAPLAAAANEIRTHFCGQSFDLCVIINAKTGGCSEDCIYCAQSAHHSANASPSHIEDIASYLSRIAENYSLGTHRCGFVTAGKTLSDDELNIFLDNYRYVRRTCGISLCASHGLLTASQLRLLKEAGVVRYHANLETSRNYFPKICTTHSYDDKIAVIKAAQEAGLEVCSGGIFGIGETMIDRIDMALELRGLGIKSVPINILHPIPGTPLEHAKSLELSEVRKIVSLYRFLMPDAKIRIAGGRGLLPDSGRELFTAGANAAISGDMLTIAGVGLTEDVKMIAELGFTADGM from the coding sequence ATGGGCATCATTGATGGGATGAAGGAAAAAGTTCTGAACGGCGGAGAGCTGACAAAAGAGGAGGCACTGCTTCTTGCAGAAGAGGATCATGCTCCTCTTGCGGCCGCGGCGAATGAGATACGCACTCATTTCTGCGGACAATCATTTGATCTCTGTGTCATCATCAATGCAAAAACCGGAGGGTGCAGTGAGGACTGTATCTACTGTGCCCAGTCAGCACATCATTCTGCGAACGCTTCGCCTTCTCACATCGAAGACATCGCGTCGTATCTTTCCAGGATTGCTGAAAATTATTCTCTGGGTACCCATCGCTGTGGGTTTGTCACCGCAGGAAAAACATTGAGTGATGATGAGCTGAATATTTTTCTGGACAATTACAGATATGTCCGCAGGACCTGCGGGATTTCTCTCTGTGCTTCGCATGGTCTTCTGACTGCGTCACAACTGCGGCTACTGAAAGAGGCCGGCGTCGTCAGGTATCATGCAAATCTTGAGACATCCAGAAATTATTTTCCAAAAATCTGTACGACGCATTCGTACGATGATAAGATAGCCGTGATCAAAGCAGCACAAGAGGCAGGCCTTGAGGTATGCAGCGGTGGCATCTTCGGGATCGGTGAAACCATGATTGATCGCATCGATATGGCGCTGGAGCTTCGGGGACTTGGCATAAAATCTGTTCCGATCAATATTCTGCATCCGATTCCGGGAACCCCGCTCGAACATGCGAAGTCTCTCGAACTTTCCGAAGTGAGAAAAATTGTTTCCCTCTACCGTTTCCTGATGCCTGATGCAAAAATCCGCATCGCGGGCGGTCGCGGACTTCTGCCGGATTCCGGGAGGGAATTGTTTACTGCCGGCGCAAATGCTGCAATCTCCGGAGACATGCTGACAATAGCGGGTGTTGGGCTTACCGAGGATGTGAAAATGATTGCTGAGCTCGGGTTTACTGCGGACGGTATGTGA
- a CDS encoding ABC transporter ATP-binding protein yields the protein MIILENIRYRILEIEKLSIPSGITAVIGDNGAGKTTFLRICAGMDLPTGTVTINGVTPRECEVGYVSEFPDRHMIFSVVQDEIASPLRFSRKNSDEVSASVLAVAEKLNITHLLDRDCKTLSGGEKMLIGVATALVAKPVLLVMDEPDSHLDPETSAELFTIIRESGCPHVLWSTHAKKIIQHADQIIELTQGRVNES from the coding sequence ATGATCATTCTCGAAAATATCAGATACCGAATACTTGAGATCGAAAAACTCTCCATCCCTTCGGGAATAACAGCAGTCATCGGAGATAACGGAGCAGGAAAGACGACGTTTCTTCGCATCTGTGCAGGAATGGATCTTCCGACGGGAACGGTTACAATCAACGGAGTGACTCCAAGGGAGTGTGAAGTCGGCTACGTCTCAGAGTTCCCGGATCGGCACATGATATTTTCTGTTGTGCAGGATGAAATTGCATCGCCCCTGAGATTTAGCCGAAAAAATTCTGATGAAGTTTCTGCATCGGTCCTTGCGGTTGCCGAAAAACTCAACATCACTCACCTTCTGGACCGCGACTGCAAAACACTTTCCGGCGGAGAAAAAATGCTCATCGGTGTTGCGACCGCACTTGTTGCAAAGCCGGTTCTCTTAGTGATGGATGAACCTGACTCGCATCTTGATCCGGAAACTTCCGCAGAACTTTTCACAATCATCAGAGAATCAGGCTGCCCGCACGTACTCTGGAGCACGCATGCGAAAAAAATTATTCAGCATGCTGATCAGATCATCGAACTCACTCAGGGCAGGGTGAATGAGTCGTGA
- a CDS encoding biotin--[acetyl-CoA-carboxylase] ligase, whose translation MTQTLFDVLRILDEAGIGQPVPGEVISERLGITRTAVWKYVNLLREIGYRIDAQPKTGYSLEKRSWLLLPYEVKRYLKTQVIGQEMHHFEQVPSTDALARQLLHEVGDEVAPGTVLVAEQQTGGIGRMNRVWMSPEGGIWATIVLMPKLNVDQTFTIMMAGSLALARAIRQEFGLSALIKWPNDVFIGDKKVAGMTIELTANDDILRYCLVGVGIDVNVSIEKTMPNISNLVTSISDELGHEVERAQFFARFLKEFERRYHMVLKGETEPLYREWRSLSCTLHRRVRIRTVRESFDGEAIDIDEHGALIVHRDGGEVERVIAGDCFML comes from the coding sequence ATGACACAGACACTATTTGATGTTCTGCGGATCCTTGATGAGGCCGGTATTGGCCAGCCGGTGCCGGGAGAGGTTATCAGCGAACGCCTTGGGATTACCCGTACCGCCGTGTGGAAATATGTGAATCTTCTTCGCGAGATCGGATACCGGATAGATGCGCAGCCGAAGACAGGTTACTCGCTGGAGAAACGGTCATGGCTTCTGCTTCCTTATGAGGTCAAGCGCTACCTCAAGACCCAGGTCATTGGTCAGGAAATGCACCATTTCGAACAGGTCCCATCCACCGACGCACTTGCACGCCAGCTGCTGCACGAGGTCGGTGACGAGGTTGCCCCTGGAACGGTGCTCGTCGCAGAACAGCAGACCGGCGGCATCGGACGCATGAACCGCGTCTGGATGAGTCCGGAGGGCGGCATCTGGGCAACAATTGTGCTGATGCCCAAACTCAATGTCGATCAGACGTTCACGATTATGATGGCGGGTTCCCTTGCACTGGCGCGGGCGATTCGTCAGGAGTTCGGGCTTTCTGCACTGATCAAGTGGCCGAACGATGTGTTTATCGGCGACAAAAAAGTCGCCGGCATGACGATTGAACTTACCGCGAACGATGATATTCTCCGGTACTGTCTGGTCGGTGTCGGCATCGATGTAAACGTCTCGATAGAGAAGACGATGCCGAACATTTCCAATCTGGTCACTTCCATCTCTGACGAACTCGGTCACGAAGTTGAACGGGCACAGTTCTTTGCAAGATTCCTCAAGGAGTTTGAGCGCCGCTATCATATGGTGCTGAAGGGCGAGACCGAGCCGCTCTACCGCGAGTGGCGGAGTCTGTCCTGCACTCTGCATCGTCGCGTCCGCATCCGGACGGTGAGGGAGAGCTTTGATGGAGAGGCTATCGATATTGATGAGCACGGAGCTTTGATTGTCCACCGTGACGGGGGCGAGGTCGAACGCGTTATCGCGGGCGACTGCTTCATGCTCTAA
- a CDS encoding acetyl-CoA carboxylase biotin carboxylase subunit, giving the protein MNKDRYFDKVLVANRGEIAIRVMRACREMGIETVAVYSDADANALHVKYADEAFMIGSAHPTKSYLNMDRILEVAQMAGADAIHPGYGFLAEKAAFSAAVKKAGLTFIGPSEKTISMMGSKIGSKQAMADAGVPVLPWTRSTEHDEAKAFADSIGYPVIVKASAGGGGIGMTIVRSAAEMDEAIEKSMRTAASAFGDPTVFIEKYLENPRHIEVQIFADSKGDVVHMFERDCSIQRRHQKLVEEAPCPIMTPELREKMTQSAMTVARTCNYENAGTVEFLYDNGNYYFMEMNTRLQVEHTVTELITGLDMVRMQIKVAAGEPLPYSQDQIICRGHAIECRINAEDPANNFAADAGKITRYRSPGGPGIRIDSCIHVGYSIPPLYDSMIAKLCARAMTREETIARMRRALMEYVILGVKTTLPLHYAIMNNPQFVAGDTHTNFLEEPAVKKYLPRYMRESETRMHQLADSLGHGKEKTIAVTAAVNAYMAAAAAKNAKGKQ; this is encoded by the coding sequence ATGAACAAAGACCGGTACTTTGACAAAGTTCTGGTCGCAAACCGCGGCGAGATAGCAATTCGCGTGATGCGTGCATGCCGGGAGATGGGCATTGAGACCGTGGCCGTCTACTCGGACGCGGATGCAAATGCCCTGCATGTGAAGTATGCGGACGAGGCGTTCATGATCGGGTCTGCGCATCCAACGAAGAGCTACCTGAATATGGATCGCATCTTAGAGGTCGCACAGATGGCGGGAGCCGATGCGATTCATCCGGGATACGGATTTCTTGCGGAAAAAGCTGCATTCTCCGCTGCGGTGAAAAAAGCCGGTCTGACCTTTATCGGTCCGTCGGAAAAGACGATCTCAATGATGGGATCAAAGATCGGATCAAAGCAGGCGATGGCTGATGCGGGTGTCCCTGTACTTCCGTGGACGCGGAGTACCGAGCATGACGAAGCAAAGGCGTTCGCAGACTCGATCGGGTACCCGGTAATTGTGAAGGCATCTGCTGGCGGCGGCGGTATCGGTATGACGATTGTTCGCAGCGCTGCTGAGATGGATGAGGCGATCGAGAAGTCGATGCGCACCGCAGCGTCCGCATTCGGTGACCCGACCGTGTTCATCGAGAAGTATCTGGAAAATCCTCGCCACATTGAGGTACAGATTTTCGCAGATTCGAAGGGCGATGTTGTTCACATGTTCGAGCGTGACTGTTCGATCCAGCGCCGTCACCAAAAACTGGTGGAAGAAGCACCGTGTCCGATCATGACGCCTGAGCTGCGCGAGAAGATGACGCAGTCGGCAATGACGGTCGCAAGGACCTGCAACTATGAGAATGCCGGAACGGTTGAGTTCCTGTATGATAACGGGAACTACTACTTCATGGAGATGAACACCCGTCTGCAGGTGGAACACACGGTGACAGAACTCATCACCGGTCTTGACATGGTGCGGATGCAGATCAAGGTTGCGGCAGGAGAGCCTCTGCCGTACTCGCAGGATCAGATCATCTGCCGCGGTCATGCGATCGAGTGCCGTATCAATGCCGAAGATCCTGCGAACAATTTTGCGGCTGACGCGGGAAAGATTACCCGCTACCGCTCCCCCGGAGGACCTGGCATTCGTATCGACAGCTGCATTCACGTGGGATACTCAATCCCCCCGCTGTACGATTCGATGATTGCAAAACTCTGTGCCCGCGCAATGACCCGCGAGGAGACAATTGCCAGAATGCGCCGCGCGTTGATGGAGTATGTTATCCTTGGCGTGAAGACAACACTGCCCCTGCATTATGCGATTATGAATAATCCGCAGTTCGTTGCCGGAGATACGCACACGAACTTCCTTGAAGAGCCTGCGGTGAAGAAGTATCTGCCGCGCTATATGCGGGAAAGCGAGACGCGTATGCACCAACTTGCAGACTCGCTCGGCCACGGAAAGGAGAAGACGATTGCCGTGACCGCTGCGGTGAATGCCTATATGGCTGCAGCAGCCGCAAAGAATGCGAAGGGGAAACAGTAA